One Nocardiopsis gilva YIM 90087 genomic window, GTGTCCCGACGCTCCATCCCGCTCACCATCCCGTTCGCCGGTGAACCGCCGCTGCCGCCGACCCTCGTGCCGTACCGCGCCGAAGCGGGCGCGACCGGGGTCCGATACCTGCGAACCTTCCCCGCGACCGGCGCGAGTGAACCGAGACGCACGGTGGGTGGCCTGGGAAATCCGGGACGTGTGGCGGGTGGAGAATGCGGGCGGGGGCGTGGGGAACCCGGGTTCCCCACGCCCCCGCCCGGGTGGCCTTGGCCCTTCTGCGGACCGAGGCGGCGCCGCGCCGCCTCTGCTGTCAGCCGCCGCTACGCCGAGAGCACCTCGGAGATGGTGCGGGACTTCAGGCCGTGGGCCTCGGCGACGGCGTCGTTGGTGAGGTCGCCGTCGAAGGTGTTCAGACCCAGAGCCAGGGCCGGGTCGTCGTTGAGTGCCTGCTTCCAGCCCTTGCCCGCCAGCGCGACGGTGTACCGCAGCGTGTCCTTGGTCAGCGCGTAGGTGGAGGTGTTGGGCACGGCGCCGGGCATGTTGGCGACGCAGTAGAAGACGGCGTCGTGCACCGCGAACGTCGGGTCCGCGTGCGTGGTCGGGCGGGAGTCGGCGAAGCAGCCGCCCTGGTCGATGGCGATGTCGACGAGCACCGCGCCCGGCTTCATCCGGGAGACCAGCTCGTTGGAGATGAGCTTGGGGGCCTTGGCGCCCGGGATCAGCACCGCGCCGATGACCATGTCGGACTCCAGGACCGCCTGCTCCAGTTCGAGGGAGTTGGAGGAGACGGTCTTCACACGGCCCTGGTACAGGTCGTCAGCGTGCCGCAGCTTGGCGACGTTGAGGTCGAGCAGGGTGACATCCGCGCCCATGCCCACCGCGATCTGGGTGGCGTTCATGCCGGACACACCGGCGCCGATGACGGTGACCTTGGCCGGGCGCACACCCGGGACGCCGCCCATCAGCACGCCGCGCCCGCCGTTGGGGCGCTGCAGGGTCGCGGCGCCGACCTGCGGGGCCAGCCGGCCGGCCACCTCCGACATCGGGGCGAGCAGCGGCAGCGAGCCGTCGGGCAGCTGCACGGTCTCGTAGGCGATACCGGTGACCTTGCGCTCCAGCAGCGCGTCGGTGCACTCGCGCGAGGCGGCCAGGTGCAGGTAGGTGAAGAGGGTCTGGCCCTCCCGCATCCGGTGGTGCTCCTCGGCGATGGGCTCCTTGACCTTGAGGATCAGCTCGCCTTCGCCCCAAACGTCGTCCGCGGTGTCGAGGATGCGCGCACCGGCGGCGGTGTACTCCTCGTTCTTGATGGACGAGCCGAGTCCGGCGTCGCGTTCGATGACGACCTCATGGCCACGGGTGACCAGCTCGTGGACGCCGGCCGGGGTGATGGCCACTCGGTATTCGTGGTTCTTGATCTCGCGGGGCACGCCGACGCGCACTTGGTCCTCCTAGCGTGGTCATTGCTACCCACTCACTGTGACCCCTCGAACGATGCCGAACCATCTCCAACATGGATAGCGATTCGAAGTATTGTTGACAGTGTGTAAGCCGTCGTCCCTGGGGAATCACGTGTTGACGTGCAGCGCAGGCCCACCCTGGGCATTGCGGCGCGAATTCGGTCGCTGCCGGGGGCGCGGGAAGACAGTGGTGCCCGCGACCCACGTGCGCTCCACCCGGCCGGTGAGGACGCGTCCGGCGTAGGGGCCGATGTCGGTGTCGGGAACGGTCTGCTCGGCGTCGGTGTCGAAGGCCACCAGATCCGCGTCGTAGCCGGCGGCGACCTGGCCCTTCCAGCGCATGCCCGCCACCTCCGCCGGGCCCGTGGCCGTCCACCGCACGAGGTCGTCCAGGTCGCGTCCGCGCCGCGACGCCGCCGTCCACAGCGCCGGCAGCGTCCAGGGGATCGCCGCCACCCCTGTGCCGGGGCGGTGGCCGGACCCGATCGTGCTGACCGCGGAGTCGCCGTCCGCCAGCAGCGCGCTCCACAGCGCGTTGCGGTTGGCGCCCGAGCGCAGCGGCGGTCGGCAGTGGAAGGCGGGGGAGTCGGCGGGCACCGTCTCGGCGGGCAGGCACAGGTAGTGCGGGCAGGTGTGGGCGCTCACCGCGACGCCGATGGCGCGGGCGGCGGCGAGGAGCGCCGCGCACTCGGCGGCGGTGAACGGGGAGACATGGGTGCGGGTTCCGGTCACCCGGGCCGCGGAGATGACGCGCTCCAGGCCGCGCCGCTCGGCCCGGGGCGGGCGCGGGGCGGGCAGTCCGTCGTCCGCGTGGTGCGAGCGGCCCGACGCGGCCAGCTCGCCCGCGTCTTCGGCGTGGACCAGCAGCGGGGCCTCCATCGCGGCCACTTCGGCCATGGCCTTGCGCAGCAGGGGTTCGTCCACGGCCGAGATGTCCGGCGCGCCGCCGTCCGAGAGGGAAC contains:
- the ald gene encoding alanine dehydrogenase, with translation MRVGVPREIKNHEYRVAITPAGVHELVTRGHEVVIERDAGLGSSIKNEEYTAAGARILDTADDVWGEGELILKVKEPIAEEHHRMREGQTLFTYLHLAASRECTDALLERKVTGIAYETVQLPDGSLPLLAPMSEVAGRLAPQVGAATLQRPNGGRGVLMGGVPGVRPAKVTVIGAGVSGMNATQIAVGMGADVTLLDLNVAKLRHADDLYQGRVKTVSSNSLELEQAVLESDMVIGAVLIPGAKAPKLISNELVSRMKPGAVLVDIAIDQGGCFADSRPTTHADPTFAVHDAVFYCVANMPGAVPNTSTYALTKDTLRYTVALAGKGWKQALNDDPALALGLNTFDGDLTNDAVAEAHGLKSRTISEVLSA
- a CDS encoding amidohydrolase family protein, translated to MPQIDTVIRSRRVVTPDGVEAAAVGISSGRIAALLAYDASVTDARNEIDLGAAALLPGCVDLDVAVQAPGQPLREGYQNTSAAAVRAGVTSIVVTPAPGRPAITGVSALKTHMTASAGAEVNVAFLGGITPRSTPADLADLRGAGVAGFHCSLSDGGAPDISAVDEPLLRKAMAEVAAMEAPLLVHAEDAGELAASGRSHHADDGLPAPRPPRAERRGLERVISAARVTGTRTHVSPFTAAECAALLAAARAIGVAVSAHTCPHYLCLPAETVPADSPAFHCRPPLRSGANRNALWSALLADGDSAVSTIGSGHRPGTGVAAIPWTLPALWTAASRRGRDLDDLVRWTATGPAEVAGMRWKGQVAAGYDADLVAFDTDAEQTVPDTDIGPYAGRVLTGRVERTWVAGTTVFPRPRQRPNSRRNAQGGPALHVNT